Proteins encoded within one genomic window of Gammaproteobacteria bacterium:
- a CDS encoding EamA family transporter, which translates to MAEPAAPGVRIALAFLCILVVWGTTYLAIAIVLRDLPPFLSAAMRFLLAAALLYGLLRLRGPKPLAGLPARTVIVSGVLLCGLGNGFTVFAMQGVPSGIAALLNSTIPICVTLLDWGFFNRRRPRIWTGIGLVVGVCGVGLIVSQTASTTGLRGLGYMVSLAVAVTAWSIGTLVQRGAVPRQRLLALGCGQFAAGGAFLCLAALLHGEFSGLRLDTVAPAGWLALAFLAVFGSILAQSSYLWLLTRWPAEKVTTYAVVNPVIALLLGSLVLDEPVSWSGTAGAALVLAGVTLVLFEHKMAVLVARAFRRG; encoded by the coding sequence ATGGCCGAACCCGCTGCACCCGGCGTGCGCATCGCGCTCGCCTTCCTGTGCATCCTCGTCGTCTGGGGCACCACCTACCTCGCGATTGCCATCGTGCTGCGGGACCTGCCGCCGTTCCTGTCGGCCGCCATGCGCTTCCTGCTGGCCGCGGCACTGCTCTACGGCCTGCTCCGGCTGCGCGGACCGAAGCCGCTGGCCGGCCTGCCGGCCCGCACGGTGATCGTCAGCGGCGTCCTGCTCTGTGGACTGGGCAACGGCTTCACGGTGTTCGCCATGCAGGGCGTGCCCTCGGGCATCGCCGCGCTGCTGAACTCGACGATCCCGATCTGCGTGACGCTGCTCGACTGGGGCTTCTTCAACCGGCGCCGGCCCCGCATCTGGACCGGCATCGGCCTGGTCGTCGGCGTCTGTGGCGTGGGGCTCATCGTCAGCCAGACGGCATCGACCACGGGCCTGCGGGGGCTCGGCTACATGGTCTCGCTGGCGGTCGCGGTGACGGCCTGGAGCATCGGCACACTGGTACAGCGCGGAGCGGTGCCTCGCCAGCGCCTGCTGGCGCTGGGCTGTGGCCAGTTCGCCGCCGGAGGCGCCTTTCTCTGCCTGGCGGCACTGCTGCACGGGGAGTTCTCGGGGCTGCGCCTCGACACCGTGGCGCCGGCCGGCTGGCTGGCGCTGGCCTTCCTCGCGGTCTTCGGCAGCATCCTCGCGCAGTCCAGCTACCTCTGGCTGCTGACACGCTGGCCCGCGGAGAAGGTCACCACCTATGCGGTGGTCAACCCGGTAATCGCGCTGTTGCTCGGCAGCCTGGTGCTGGACGAGCCGGTCAGCTGGTCCGGCACGGCGGGTGCGGCGCTGGTGCTGGCGGGCGTGACGCTGGTGCTGTTCGAGCACAAGATGGCGGTGCTGGTGGCGCGCGCGTTCCGCCGCGGCTGA
- a CDS encoding ammonium transporter has product MNRIGPGLALAPVLWLAPLVALAGEAPVPDKGDTAWLLTSTMLVILMTIPGLALFYGGMVRSKNVLSVLMQVFITFCVMVLLWAIYGYSIAFTQGNAFFGGFDRLFMSGMTPESVVATFSKGVVVPEMAYFAFQATFAAITPCLVVGAFAERMKFSAVLLFLVLWFSFAYLPVAHMVWFWAGPDAYTDAAAAEAATATAGFIFQKGALDFAGGTVVHINAGIAGIVGALFVGKRVGYGRVPMPPHNLPMVMIGTSLLWVGWFGFNVGSNLEANGLAAQVFANTLLATAAAALSWSFAEWFWRGTPTMLGAASGAVAGLVAITPACGWVGPMGSIVIGLAAGIVCVLAVTRLKAALGYDDSLDVFGVHCVGGILGALLTAVFCNPALGGTGVYDYAANAVAAYSTAAQFGSQLWGVLVTILWSAIVAGAAYALVDATIGLRVTEDEERQGLDTVSHGESAYT; this is encoded by the coding sequence ATGAACCGGATCGGGCCCGGCCTGGCGCTGGCCCCGGTCCTGTGGCTGGCGCCGCTGGTGGCACTGGCGGGCGAGGCTCCCGTGCCGGACAAGGGCGACACCGCGTGGCTGCTCACCTCGACCATGCTGGTCATCCTCATGACCATCCCGGGCCTGGCGCTCTTCTACGGCGGCATGGTCCGCTCCAAGAACGTGCTCTCGGTACTGATGCAGGTGTTCATCACCTTCTGCGTCATGGTGCTGCTGTGGGCCATCTACGGCTACAGCATTGCCTTCACCCAGGGCAACGCCTTCTTCGGCGGCTTCGACCGGCTGTTCATGTCGGGCATGACGCCGGAATCCGTGGTGGCCACCTTCTCCAAAGGCGTGGTGGTCCCGGAGATGGCCTACTTCGCCTTCCAGGCGACCTTCGCCGCCATCACGCCCTGCCTGGTGGTCGGCGCCTTCGCCGAGCGCATGAAGTTCTCGGCCGTGCTGCTGTTCCTGGTGCTGTGGTTCAGCTTCGCCTACCTGCCGGTTGCGCACATGGTCTGGTTCTGGGCGGGCCCGGATGCCTACACGGACGCCGCCGCGGCCGAAGCCGCCACGGCGACCGCCGGGTTCATCTTCCAGAAGGGCGCGCTCGACTTCGCCGGCGGCACGGTGGTGCACATCAACGCCGGCATCGCCGGCATCGTCGGTGCGCTGTTCGTCGGCAAGCGCGTCGGCTACGGCCGCGTGCCCATGCCGCCGCACAACCTGCCCATGGTGATGATCGGCACCTCGCTGCTGTGGGTCGGCTGGTTCGGCTTCAATGTCGGCTCCAACCTGGAGGCCAACGGGCTGGCCGCGCAGGTGTTCGCCAACACCCTGCTCGCCACCGCTGCCGCGGCACTGTCCTGGTCATTCGCGGAGTGGTTCTGGCGGGGCACGCCCACCATGCTCGGCGCGGCATCGGGCGCCGTCGCCGGACTGGTGGCCATCACGCCCGCCTGCGGCTGGGTCGGCCCCATGGGTTCCATCGTCATCGGCCTGGCCGCCGGGATCGTCTGCGTGCTGGCCGTCACCAGGCTGAAGGCGGCGCTGGGCTATGACGACTCGCTGGACGTATTCGGCGTGCACTGCGTCGGCGGCATTCTCGGGGCGCTGCTGACCGCGGTGTTCTGCAACCCCGCGCTGGGCGGCACCGGTGTCTACGACTACGCCGCCAATGCCGTGGCCGCGTACTCCACGGCGGCCCAGTTCGGCAGCCAGCTCTGGGGCGTGCTGGTCACCATCCTCTGGTCGGCGATCGTCGCCGGCGCGGCCTATGCCCTCGTCGACGCCACCATCGGCCTGCGGGTCACGGAGGACGAGGAACGCCAGGGCCTGGACACCGTGTCCCACGGCGAGAGTGCCTATACCTGA
- a CDS encoding acyl-CoA synthetase, which translates to MSRQNIYEQGLERNPANHVALTPLSFIARTAQVWPGRLAVVHGERRYSWRETYARCRRLASALAARGVGPGDTVAAMLANTPEMIEMHFGVPMTGGVLNALNTRLDAGAIAFMLRHGEARVLVTDTEFAPVVRQALASLERPPLVIDVHDSLGPGGERLGSMDYEALLAGGDADFRWRHPQDEWEAIALGYTSGTTGNPKGVVTHHRGAYLAAVSNIVDWGMPQHAVYLWTLPMFHCNGWCLTWAVAAIGGTHVCLRRVEAAAIFDAIRRHRVTHYSAAPIVHSLLINAPAELKAGIDHRVSAMVAAASPPAAMIEGMDRMGFDLVHVYGLTEVYGPAAICARHPEWQQLDLAARVERNGRQGVPYTLQEAIGVMDPATLTPVPWDGQTLGEIMFRGNLTMKGYLKNPEATAAAFAGGWFHSGDLAVMQPDGYVKIRDRSKDVIISGGENISSLEVEDALCRHPAVLLAAVVAQPDPRWGETPRAYVELKPGASVTAEELIGHCRGLLAGFKVPKAVVFGELPRTATGKVQKFILREQARSASAIE; encoded by the coding sequence ATGTCACGCCAGAACATCTACGAGCAGGGCCTCGAGCGGAATCCGGCCAACCATGTGGCGCTGACGCCGCTGTCCTTCATCGCGCGCACGGCGCAGGTCTGGCCCGGGCGCCTGGCCGTGGTGCATGGCGAGCGGCGCTACAGCTGGCGCGAAACCTATGCGCGCTGCCGCCGGCTGGCTTCGGCCCTGGCTGCCCGCGGGGTCGGTCCGGGCGATACCGTGGCCGCCATGCTGGCGAACACGCCGGAAATGATCGAGATGCATTTCGGCGTGCCGATGACCGGCGGGGTGCTCAACGCGCTGAACACGCGGCTCGATGCCGGGGCCATCGCCTTCATGCTTCGCCACGGCGAGGCGCGGGTGCTGGTGACGGACACCGAGTTCGCCCCGGTGGTGCGCCAGGCCCTGGCCAGCCTCGAGCGGCCACCGCTGGTCATCGACGTGCACGACAGCCTGGGCCCCGGCGGCGAGCGGCTCGGCAGCATGGACTACGAGGCCCTGCTCGCCGGCGGCGATGCCGATTTCCGCTGGCGCCACCCGCAGGACGAGTGGGAGGCCATCGCGCTGGGCTACACCTCGGGCACCACCGGCAATCCCAAGGGCGTGGTGACCCACCACCGCGGCGCCTATCTCGCGGCGGTGTCCAATATCGTCGACTGGGGCATGCCGCAGCACGCGGTCTACCTCTGGACCCTGCCGATGTTCCACTGCAACGGCTGGTGCCTGACCTGGGCGGTGGCAGCCATCGGCGGCACCCACGTCTGCCTGCGGCGCGTGGAAGCGGCGGCCATCTTCGATGCCATCCGCCGCCATCGCGTCACCCACTACAGCGCTGCGCCGATCGTCCACAGCCTGCTCATCAACGCACCGGCGGAGCTGAAGGCCGGCATCGACCACCGCGTCTCGGCCATGGTGGCCGCGGCTTCGCCCCCGGCCGCGATGATCGAGGGCATGGACCGCATGGGTTTCGACCTGGTGCACGTCTACGGCCTGACCGAAGTCTACGGCCCGGCGGCAATCTGTGCCCGGCACCCGGAGTGGCAGCAGCTCGACCTCGCGGCGCGCGTCGAGCGCAACGGCCGCCAGGGCGTGCCCTACACGCTGCAGGAAGCCATCGGCGTCATGGACCCCGCCACGCTGACGCCGGTGCCCTGGGACGGGCAGACACTGGGCGAGATCATGTTCCGCGGCAACCTCACCATGAAGGGCTACCTCAAGAACCCGGAGGCGACCGCCGCGGCCTTCGCCGGCGGCTGGTTCCACTCGGGCGACCTGGCGGTGATGCAGCCCGACGGCTACGTGAAGATCCGCGACCGCTCCAAGGACGTCATCATCTCCGGCGGCGAGAACATCAGTTCCCTCGAGGTCGAGGATGCGCTGTGCCGCCATCCGGCCGTGCTTCTGGCCGCCGTGGTGGCCCAGCCGGATCCGCGCTGGGGCGAGACCCCGCGGGCCTATGTGGAGCTGAAGCCCGGCGCCAGCGTGACGGCAGAGGAGCTCATCGGCCATTGCCGCGGGCTGCTGGCGGGCTTCAAGGTGCCGAAGGCCGTGGTCTTTGGCGAGCTGCCGCGCACCGCCACGGGCAAGGTCCAGAAGTTCATCCTGCGTGAGCAGGCCCGCTCGGCGAGCGCCATCGAGTGA
- a CDS encoding accessory factor UbiK family protein — protein sequence MDTKLIEELARKLAASVPSGVRAMQADMEQNFRALLEGGLSRMNLVTREEFDVQQRVLERTREKLKALEERIADLESHPPQAH from the coding sequence ATGGACACCAAGCTGATCGAGGAACTCGCCCGCAAGCTCGCCGCCAGCGTGCCATCCGGCGTGCGGGCCATGCAGGCCGACATGGAGCAGAATTTCCGCGCCCTGCTGGAAGGCGGGCTCTCGCGCATGAACCTGGTGACGCGCGAGGAATTCGACGTGCAGCAGCGCGTGCTGGAGCGCACCCGCGAGAAGCTCAAGGCGCTGGAAGAGCGCATCGCCGACCTGGAGAGCCATCCGCCGCAGGCCCACTGA
- a CDS encoding enoyl-CoA hydratase, with protein MNTAIDAAGEAPLLRTAAEGVVTLTLNRPRQFNALGGELLGALAAALQDIARDPAARVVVIAAAGRAFCAGHDLKEMMARREQAFISELFSRCGAIMQAIQALPQPVIARVQGIATAAGCQLVAACDLAVAAEDARFATSGINLGLFCATPAVPVSRNIGRKRAFEMLFTGEFIDAATALQWGLVNRVVPVARLEEATLALARTLAAKPPAVVAAGKQSFYSQLERPLADAYAEAAACITRNMLGPDAAEGVSAFIDKRAPRWEQA; from the coding sequence ATGAATACCGCGATCGATGCCGCGGGCGAGGCGCCGCTGCTGCGCACGGCGGCCGAGGGTGTCGTCACACTGACCCTGAACCGGCCACGGCAGTTCAATGCCCTCGGCGGCGAACTGCTCGGGGCGCTGGCGGCCGCGCTGCAGGACATCGCCCGCGACCCGGCCGCGAGGGTGGTGGTCATCGCCGCCGCGGGCCGGGCCTTCTGCGCCGGACATGACCTCAAGGAGATGATGGCCCGGCGCGAGCAGGCCTTCATCAGCGAACTGTTCAGCCGCTGCGGCGCCATCATGCAGGCCATCCAGGCCCTGCCGCAGCCGGTGATCGCCCGCGTCCAGGGCATCGCCACCGCGGCGGGCTGCCAGCTGGTCGCGGCCTGTGACCTGGCGGTGGCCGCCGAGGATGCGCGCTTCGCCACCTCGGGGATCAACCTCGGACTGTTCTGCGCCACGCCGGCCGTGCCGGTATCGCGCAACATCGGCCGCAAGCGCGCCTTCGAGATGCTGTTCACCGGCGAGTTCATCGACGCCGCGACGGCGCTGCAATGGGGCCTGGTGAACCGCGTGGTGCCGGTGGCGCGGCTGGAGGAGGCCACGCTGGCTCTGGCGCGCACGCTGGCGGCGAAGCCGCCGGCGGTGGTGGCGGCCGGCAAGCAGTCCTTCTATTCGCAGCTGGAGCGCCCGCTGGCCGACGCCTATGCCGAGGCCGCGGCCTGCATCACCCGCAACATGCTGGGTCCGGACGCCGCCGAGGGCGTCAGTGCATTCATCGACAAGCGCGCACCGCGCTGGGAGCAGGCATGA
- a CDS encoding YifB family Mg chelatase-like AAA ATPase: protein MRLACAITRGELGLEAPEVNVEVCLSGGLPGLGIVGLAETTVKESRERVRAAIGQCGFEFPGRKIVVNLAPADLPKSGGRFDLAIAVGVLAASGQIRAARLGGLELLGELAFTGSLRPVTGLLPALLATRRAGRTAVVPAGCAAEAGLLRGADIRLADHLAAVLRFIQGDDTLPQPAAAGDGAAGAVEDLGDIHGQPLAKRALEIAAAGGHNILFVGPPGTGKSMLARRLPGLLPPMTEEEAVESAALGSLAGSPLPRAWAIRPFRAPHHTATTAALVGGGSWPRPGEISLAHHGVLFLDELPEFSRGTLEALREPLETGRIAVARAARTLEFPARFQLVAAMNPCPCGFHGDPTRPCRCSPDQVRRYQERLSGPFLDRLDIRLPVGRSAIQLVGSQAAGATESSALVAARVAAARVLQMRRAGKPNAALAPPEIREHCMPVAAGVGLLESAAARLQLSHRACDSVLRLARTVADLAATAEVSAAQVAEALNLRNGCLRVGAG from the coding sequence GTGCGCCTGGCCTGCGCCATCACCCGTGGCGAACTCGGCCTCGAGGCACCGGAAGTCAACGTCGAGGTCTGCCTGAGCGGCGGCCTGCCGGGGCTCGGCATCGTCGGCCTCGCCGAGACCACCGTGAAGGAAAGCCGCGAGCGGGTCCGTGCGGCGATCGGCCAGTGCGGCTTCGAGTTCCCGGGCCGGAAGATCGTCGTCAACCTCGCGCCGGCGGACCTGCCGAAGAGCGGCGGACGCTTCGACCTCGCCATCGCCGTGGGCGTGCTCGCGGCATCGGGCCAGATCCGGGCGGCACGCCTGGGCGGGCTGGAACTGCTGGGAGAACTCGCCTTCACCGGCAGCCTGCGCCCGGTGACCGGCCTGCTGCCCGCGCTGCTCGCGACGCGGCGCGCCGGACGGACCGCGGTGGTGCCCGCGGGCTGTGCCGCCGAGGCGGGGCTGCTGCGCGGCGCCGACATCAGGCTGGCTGATCACCTGGCTGCGGTGCTGCGTTTCATCCAGGGCGACGACACGCTGCCGCAGCCTGCGGCTGCCGGCGACGGCGCGGCTGGCGCCGTGGAGGACCTGGGCGACATCCACGGCCAGCCGCTGGCGAAGCGGGCGCTGGAAATCGCCGCGGCCGGCGGGCACAACATCCTCTTTGTCGGGCCGCCAGGGACCGGCAAGAGCATGCTGGCGCGTCGCCTGCCCGGCCTGTTGCCGCCGATGACCGAGGAAGAAGCCGTCGAGAGCGCCGCGCTCGGTTCGCTGGCCGGCAGCCCGCTGCCACGCGCCTGGGCGATCCGGCCATTCCGCGCGCCACACCACACGGCCACCACGGCCGCCCTGGTCGGCGGCGGCAGCTGGCCGCGGCCGGGCGAGATATCGCTGGCGCACCACGGCGTGCTGTTCCTCGACGAGTTGCCGGAATTTTCGCGCGGCACGCTGGAAGCCCTGCGCGAGCCGCTGGAAACCGGCCGCATCGCCGTGGCCCGCGCCGCCCGCACCCTGGAATTCCCCGCCCGCTTCCAGCTGGTGGCAGCCATGAATCCCTGCCCCTGCGGCTTCCACGGCGACCCCACCCGCCCCTGCCGCTGCTCGCCGGACCAGGTGCGGCGCTACCAGGAGCGACTGTCCGGCCCGTTCCTCGACCGGCTCGACATCCGCCTGCCGGTGGGCCGCTCGGCGATCCAGCTCGTCGGCAGCCAGGCCGCCGGGGCCACGGAGTCCTCCGCGCTGGTTGCCGCACGGGTGGCCGCGGCGCGCGTCCTGCAGATGCGCCGGGCCGGAAAACCCAACGCCGCGCTGGCACCGCCGGAGATCCGCGAGCACTGCATGCCGGTGGCCGCGGGCGTCGGCTTGCTGGAGAGCGCAGCCGCCCGGCTGCAGCTGTCGCACCGGGCCTGCGATAGCGTCCTGCGGCTGGCGCGCACGGTGGCCGACCTCGCGGCGACCGCGGAGGTGTCCGCCGCGCAGGTTGCGGAAGCCCTGAACCTGCGCAACGGCTGCCTGCGCGTGGGGGCGGGCTGA
- a CDS encoding cytochrome c5 family protein, which produces MRACPHSSRRGRSLSSQDQKFFDVFILVIGSLVAIAIVLIVTARSIGAATQIKWVHEYPIYAKAVSERLQPAGRLALPGEPGSEPPPAAAAVAAAAAPVAAPLSGPQVFNQACNACHGAGIAGAPKLGDKAAWAPRIAQGADTLHKHALQGFQGKTGVMPARGGWANLSDAEVAAAVDYMVSQAR; this is translated from the coding sequence ATGCGGGCCTGCCCGCACAGCAGCAGAAGGGGGCGCAGCTTGAGCAGCCAGGACCAGAAGTTCTTCGACGTATTCATCCTCGTGATCGGCAGCCTGGTGGCCATCGCCATCGTGCTCATCGTCACCGCGCGCTCGATTGGCGCTGCCACCCAGATCAAGTGGGTCCACGAGTACCCGATCTACGCCAAGGCGGTTTCCGAGAGGCTCCAGCCCGCCGGCAGGCTGGCGTTGCCGGGCGAGCCCGGCAGCGAACCGCCGCCGGCAGCCGCAGCAGTGGCCGCCGCCGCAGCCCCGGTCGCCGCCCCGCTCTCCGGTCCGCAGGTCTTCAACCAGGCCTGCAACGCCTGCCACGGCGCCGGCATCGCCGGCGCACCGAAGCTCGGCGACAAGGCGGCCTGGGCACCGCGCATCGCCCAGGGTGCCGACACCCTGCACAAGCACGCGCTCCAGGGCTTCCAGGGCAAGACGGGCGTCATGCCCGCGAGGGGTGGCTGGGCGAACCTCTCCGATGCCGAAGTGGCTGCCGCCGTCGATTACATGGTGAGCCAGGCCCGCTGA
- a CDS encoding response regulator transcription factor, translating to MNAVPGSVLIVDDESPARARLRQLLTDIGGWQVAGEAAHGRQALDLCQSLDPDVVLLDIRMPEMDGIQVARHLHALASPPAVIFTTAYSDYAIQAFEAQAIGYLVKPVRRERLERALQQASRLSRSGLATAAAAAGEGGRRSHICVRKAKGLRLVPVGEILGFQADQKYVTLMLADGEEVSDETLKDLEAEFPGEFIRIHRNTLVARKFLQRIETTEDGRSLAWIAHREQPLPISRRLLAEVKRRVAGAAG from the coding sequence ATGAATGCGGTGCCCGGCAGCGTGCTGATCGTCGATGACGAGTCGCCCGCGCGCGCGCGGCTGCGTCAGTTGCTGACGGACATCGGCGGCTGGCAGGTGGCCGGCGAGGCCGCCCATGGCCGGCAGGCCCTGGATCTCTGCCAGAGCCTGGACCCGGACGTGGTGCTGCTCGATATCCGCATGCCGGAGATGGATGGCATCCAGGTGGCGCGCCACCTGCATGCGCTGGCCTCACCACCGGCGGTGATCTTCACCACCGCCTACAGCGACTATGCCATCCAGGCCTTCGAGGCCCAGGCGATCGGCTACCTGGTGAAGCCGGTGCGGCGCGAACGGCTGGAGCGCGCCCTGCAGCAGGCCTCGCGCCTGTCGCGCAGCGGCCTGGCCACGGCCGCCGCTGCTGCCGGGGAGGGCGGCCGCCGCAGCCATATCTGCGTGCGCAAGGCGAAGGGCCTGCGGCTGGTGCCGGTGGGCGAGATCCTCGGCTTCCAGGCCGACCAGAAGTACGTGACGCTGATGCTGGCCGACGGCGAGGAGGTCAGCGACGAGACCCTGAAGGACCTCGAGGCCGAGTTCCCCGGCGAGTTCATCCGCATCCACCGCAACACGCTGGTGGCGCGCAAGTTCCTGCAGCGGATCGAGACGACCGAGGACGGCCGTTCCCTGGCCTGGATCGCCCACCGCGAACAGCCGCTGCCGATCAGCCGCCGCCTGCTGGCGGAGGTCAAGCGTCGCGTTGCGGGTGCGGCGGGCTGA
- a CDS encoding histidine kinase produces the protein MTAAPPAPRAEDCSYLPDLCAPMAVLGVVLVAELMAITLALARQSHWVNFFADLGSTSVVLQWLALTSAAVLCGLRPRLARLPLRQGSTLAFAAVLANVLLVSEALYWVGYAIAPGIASGAWLPVDHWFFAARNLAVGGLITGGLLRYFYVSEQWQRNVRREAQARIHALQARIRPHFLFNSMNTIASLTRSNPAAAEQAVEDLADLFRASLADTRQNISFADELDITRVYERMERQRLGDRLEVRWDVGQLPADAMLPGLTVQPLLENAIYHGIERLAGPGVVEVAGSREGATLRLTVTNPVPEAATVEDGRPGHRLALENIRERLALVFGDEAGLATEAPPGSFRVTLWFPYRMPQP, from the coding sequence GTGACCGCCGCGCCGCCAGCGCCGCGCGCGGAGGATTGCAGCTACCTGCCCGATCTGTGCGCGCCCATGGCGGTGCTGGGTGTGGTGCTGGTCGCCGAACTCATGGCCATCACCCTGGCCCTGGCGCGGCAGAGCCACTGGGTCAATTTCTTCGCGGACCTGGGTTCCACCTCGGTGGTGCTGCAATGGCTGGCGCTGACCTCCGCCGCCGTGCTCTGCGGCCTGCGGCCGCGGCTGGCGCGCCTGCCGCTGCGCCAGGGTTCGACGCTGGCCTTCGCCGCGGTACTGGCCAACGTGCTGCTGGTGTCCGAGGCGCTCTACTGGGTGGGTTACGCCATCGCCCCGGGCATCGCCAGCGGCGCCTGGCTGCCGGTGGACCACTGGTTCTTCGCGGCACGCAACCTCGCCGTGGGCGGGCTGATCACCGGCGGCCTGCTGCGGTACTTCTACGTGTCCGAGCAATGGCAGCGCAATGTCCGGCGCGAGGCACAGGCGCGCATCCACGCGCTGCAGGCGCGCATCCGTCCGCACTTCCTCTTCAACAGCATGAACACCATCGCCAGCCTGACGCGCAGCAATCCCGCCGCGGCCGAGCAGGCGGTGGAGGATCTCGCCGACCTGTTCCGCGCCTCGCTGGCCGATACCCGCCAGAACATCAGCTTCGCCGACGAGCTGGACATCACGCGGGTCTACGAGCGCATGGAGCGCCAGCGGCTCGGCGACCGGCTCGAGGTGCGCTGGGACGTGGGCCAGCTGCCCGCCGATGCCATGCTGCCGGGCCTGACGGTGCAGCCGCTGCTGGAGAATGCCATCTACCACGGCATCGAACGCCTCGCGGGCCCCGGCGTGGTCGAGGTGGCGGGCAGCCGCGAAGGTGCCACGCTGCGACTCACCGTCACCAACCCGGTACCCGAAGCGGCCACGGTCGAGGATGGGCGCCCGGGACACCGCCTTGCGCTGGAGAACATCCGCGAACGCCTCGCCCTGGTCTTCGGCGATGAGGCCGGCCTCGCCACCGAGGCCCCGCCCGGCAGCTTCCGCGTGACGCTGTGGTTTCCCTACCGGATGCCGCAGCCATGA
- a CDS encoding DUF4124 domain-containing protein yields the protein MKAVAVCSTVIASVFLAGLAARAVAADQGAVYQWVDKDGTPHYQDRPPEGTNAGQSATEMNLRYRMTDSEAMAAAAQKKAGLDSAAELRKAQQAGDKKADADDREQVKGEREKGCEQAREKLQKYETAHRLYRPGADGQRQYLSDEEIDAARAEARKSVADWCSE from the coding sequence ATGAAAGCCGTTGCCGTCTGCTCCACGGTCATTGCGTCCGTTTTCCTTGCCGGGCTGGCTGCCCGCGCCGTCGCCGCCGATCAGGGTGCCGTGTACCAGTGGGTGGACAAGGACGGTACGCCGCACTACCAGGACCGTCCGCCGGAAGGCACCAATGCCGGCCAGTCGGCCACGGAGATGAACCTGCGTTACCGGATGACGGACTCCGAGGCCATGGCCGCGGCGGCGCAGAAGAAGGCCGGGCTGGACAGCGCGGCGGAGCTGCGCAAGGCGCAGCAGGCCGGGGACAAGAAGGCCGATGCCGACGACCGCGAGCAGGTCAAGGGCGAGCGCGAGAAGGGCTGCGAGCAGGCCCGCGAGAAGCTGCAGAAATACGAGACGGCGCACCGGCTGTACCGGCCGGGTGCCGATGGCCAGCGCCAGTACCTGAGTGACGAGGAAATCGATGCTGCCCGCGCTGAGGCTCGCAAGTCCGTGGCCGACTGGTGCTCGGAGTGA
- a CDS encoding P-II family nitrogen regulator translates to MKLITAIIKPFRLDDVREAIGEVGVQGITVTEVKGFGRQRGHTELYRGAEYVVDFLPKVRLEIAVADELLDQALEAIIKAARTGKIGDGKIFVSGLDEVIRIRTGETGAEAL, encoded by the coding sequence GTGAAGCTCATCACCGCAATCATCAAGCCCTTCCGCCTCGACGATGTCCGCGAGGCCATCGGCGAGGTCGGCGTGCAGGGCATCACCGTCACGGAAGTGAAGGGTTTCGGCCGCCAGCGCGGCCACACCGAGCTCTACCGGGGCGCCGAGTACGTGGTGGATTTCCTGCCCAAGGTGAGGCTGGAGATCGCGGTGGCCGACGAGCTGCTGGACCAGGCGCTGGAGGCCATCATCAAGGCCGCCCGTACCGGCAAGATCGGCGACGGCAAGATCTTCGTCAGCGGCCTCGACGAGGTCATCCGCATCCGCACCGGCGAGACCGGCGCGGAGGCACTGTAA
- a CDS encoding Crp/Fnr family transcriptional regulator, with translation MPGRQKPEDIFLDAFVHAPTRELAPGQVLLAAGAPADEVFNILDGMLMMSRTGSDGRRQVLSFLFRDNFIGLTTADRYYFTVQAVTAARVACRPRADFESRLARDPEADRTFRNMTLRVLEDLLDKIYSLGQRSALERLAVFLLYLRHSHRLAHGMGEDGDPASNEVSLPMTREDIADYLGLQKETVSRSFGQLEKRGLIRRVDNHRVQLVDLERLRELAGVMDFASPQRLPRS, from the coding sequence ATGCCAGGCCGCCAGAAGCCGGAAGACATCTTCCTCGATGCGTTTGTCCATGCCCCGACCCGCGAGCTCGCGCCGGGGCAGGTGCTGCTCGCCGCGGGCGCGCCCGCGGACGAGGTGTTCAACATCCTCGACGGCATGCTCATGATGAGCCGCACCGGCAGCGACGGCCGCCGCCAGGTGCTGAGCTTCCTGTTCCGGGACAACTTCATCGGCCTGACCACCGCGGATCGCTACTACTTCACGGTGCAGGCGGTGACCGCTGCCCGCGTGGCCTGCCGCCCACGCGCGGATTTCGAGTCGCGGCTGGCGCGCGATCCGGAGGCCGATCGCACCTTCCGCAACATGACGCTGCGCGTGCTCGAGGACCTGCTCGACAAGATCTACAGCCTCGGCCAGCGCTCGGCGCTGGAGCGCCTCGCCGTCTTCCTCCTCTACCTGCGCCATTCCCACCGCCTGGCCCACGGCATGGGCGAGGACGGCGACCCGGCCAGCAACGAGGTGAGCCTGCCCATGACCCGCGAGGACATCGCCGACTACCTCGGTCTGCAGAAGGAAACCGTCAGCCGCAGCTTCGGCCAGCTCGAGAAGCGGGGCCTGATCCGGCGCGTGGACAACCACCGGGTGCAGCTGGTGGACCTCGAGCGGCTGCGCGAGCTCGCCGGTGTGATGGATTTCGCCTCCCCCCAGCGCCTGCCGCGCAGCTGA